A stretch of the Vitis riparia cultivar Riparia Gloire de Montpellier isolate 1030 chromosome 13, EGFV_Vit.rip_1.0, whole genome shotgun sequence genome encodes the following:
- the LOC117928766 gene encoding LOW QUALITY PROTEIN: dual specificity protein kinase CLK1-like (The sequence of the model RefSeq protein was modified relative to this genomic sequence to represent the inferred CDS: deleted 2 bases in 1 codon), which translates to MAVSDVDAVLEFLRKYGLSESESALRQDVSERGGVASFDFESFVFPMVPPPPPVRIPASSRRMEEAVGDTDSSSVCSDDFVSLGSSATDAYSTEFTNPYGVRSATQANSIASSDSLCEFGTARDYSDFDMQNDLYWYDEKDDDYFNTSCFGGSESFGCPSEDKFVMTLEKDKQSESQLTLIHKSEGYPTLSTTNYLEKPCVFNLTSMDGVNDIPVTDYYHLGEHFQPDGAREGDHGSCAVYSCSVPFANAVLVPKGFVVVIVDYSQMNFAETDLDGSQLKVVGKIPTDCDSASEYKINKSFDYSIKRSSANDLIGEFKSTSDLHIESTEPNGNYGYEVGDDGEVAGECYEPEANVDEQEGATADELLMYENQEDEYEVFNLRIIHRKNRTGFEENKDLPIVLNTVLAGRYYITEYLGSAAFSKVVQAHDLQTGMDVCLKIIKNDKDFFDQSLDEIKLLKYVNKHDPADERHILRLYDYFYHQEHLFIVCELLRANLYEFQKFNQESGGETYFTLKRLQVITRQCLEALEYLHDLGIIHCDLKPENILIKSYRRCDIKVIDLGSSCFRTDNLSLYVQSRSYRAPEVILGLPYDQRIDIWSLGCILAELCSGEVLFPNDELVTLLVRMIGMLGPIDLEMLVRGQETYKYFTKEYDLYHINEETNEMEYLIPEESSLEDHLQISDVGFLNFLRDLLEINPQRRPTAKEALDHPWLSHSYDSNSSRVSDGI; encoded by the exons ATGGCGGTTTCCGACGTGGACGCCGTGCTGGAGTTTCTGAGGAAGTACGGTCTGTCTGAGTCCGAGTCCGCTCTCCGACAAGATGTCTCCGAGAGAGGCGGGGTGGCATCTTTTGATTTCGAGAGTTTCGTTTTCCCGATGGTGCCGCCTCCGCCGCCGGTCAGAATTCCGGCAAGCTCTCGGAGGATGGAGGAGGCCGTGGGCGATACGGACTCGAGTTCGGTTTGTTCGGATGATTTCGTGAGCTTGGGGTCTTCTGCTACTGACGCGTATTCCACAG AATTTACAAATCCATATGGAGTCCGTTCTGCAACTCAGGCTAATTCCATAGCTTCATCAGATAGCTTATGTGAATTTGGTACGGCACGTGATTACTCTGATTTTGATATGCAAAATGACCTCTACTGGTACGATGAGAAAGACGATGACTACTTCAATACCTCCTGCTTTGGAGGGTCAGAGTCCTTTGGTTGCCCAAGTGAGGACAAGTTTGTCATGACTTTGGAGAAAGATAAGCAGTCTGAAAGCCAATTGACGTTAATTCATAAATCTGAAGGATACCCAACATTATCAACTACTAATTACCTGGAAAAGCCATGTGTTTTCAATCTTACTTCTATGGATGGTGTGAATGACATTCCAGTGACCGATTATTATCATTTGGGTGAGCATTTCCAACCAGACGGGGCCAGAGAAGGAGATCATGGGAGCTGTGCAGTTTATAGCTGTTCAGTCCCCTTTGCAAATGCTGTACTGGTGCCGAAGGGTTTCGTGGTGGTGAT TGTAGATTATAGCCAAATGAACTTTGCCGAGACTGATTTGGATGGTTCTCAGCTAAAGGTTGTAGGGAAAATACCAACTGACTGCGATTCGGCTtcagaatataaaataaacaagagCTTTGACTACTCTATTAAAAGGAGTTCTGCTAATGATTTGATTGGAGAGTTTAAAAGTACCTCTGACTTACATATTGAAAGCACCGAGCCAAATGGAAACTATGGCTATGAAGTTGGAGATGATGGAGAAGTGGCTGGAGAATGCTATGAGCCTGAGGCTAATGTTGATGAACAGGAAGGTGCTACCGCTGATGAGCTTTTGATGTATGAAAACCAAGAGGATGAATATGAAGTATTCAATCTAAGAATCATACACAGGAAAAACAG GACTGGATTTGAAGAGAACAAGGATCTACCTATTGTTCTAAATACTGTCCTTGCCGGCAGATATTACATCACAGAATACCTAGGTTCAGCCGCTTTCAGCAAAGTTGTTCAAGCACATGATCTCCAGACAGGAATGGATGTTTGCCTGAAGATCATAAAAAATGACAAGGACTTTTTCGATCAGAGTTTAGATGAAATTAAACTTCTAAAATATGTGAATAAGCATGACCCTGCTGATGAACGCCACATTTTGCGCCTTTATGACTACTTCTATCATCAG GAGCATCTTTTCATTGTTTGTGAACTCCTTCGGGCAAACTTATATGAATTTCAGAAATTTAATCAAGAATCTGGTGGAGAGACTTATTTTACTTTGAAGAGGTTGCAG gTCATAACCCGGCAGTGTTTGGAGGCACTGGAATACTTGCATGACTTGGGAATTATCCACTGTGATCTAAAGCCTGAGAACATTCTTATCAAAAGTTACAGGAGATGTGACATAAAGGTTATTGATCTTGGAAGCAGTTGCTTTCGGACAGATAACTTGTCCCTCTATGTACAATCCCGTTCCTACAGGGCTCCTGAAGTCATCCTAGGCCTCCCATATGATCAAAGAATTGACATTTGGTCTCTTGGTTGCATCTTGGCCGAGCTCTGCTCTGGGGAG GTGCTTTTTCCGAATGATGAACTTGTAACATTGCTTGTGCGCATGATTGGGATGCTTGGTCCTATCGATCTGGAGATGTTAGTAAGGGGGCAGGAGACTTACAAGTACTTCACAAAAGAATATGAcctttatcatataaatgag GAAACAAACGAAATGGAATACTTAATCCCTGAGGAATCCTCATTGGAGGATCACCTGCAGATATCTGATGTTGGATTTCTCAACTTCTTGAGAGACTTGCTTGAGATAAACCCCCAGAGGCGTCCCACTGCAAAAGAGGCGCTAGACCACCCCTGGCTATCTCATTCATACGACTCCAATTCCAGCCGAGTTTCAGATggaatctaa
- the LOC117929133 gene encoding carboxy-terminal domain RNA polymerase II polypeptide A small phosphatase 1 — protein MSVSDSAAKAELTQAEVYAPRSLQLWRTLLNWLAFFFQIFLQILRGTPSVTQVLSYVGLRHHSLLPSSPSFKPLPVVELPELEPPPDSVQISATDGTDSAAAAVDRRAEKFTVVLDLDETLVCAYETSSLPASIRNQAIESGLKWFELECVSSDKECEGKPKVNYVTVFERPGLREFLKQLSEFAELVLFTAGLEGYARPLVDRIDVENLFSLRLYRPSTISTEYREHVKDLSCLSKDLCRIVIVDNNPFSFLLQPLNGVPCIPFSAGQPNDGQLLEVLLPLLKHLSQQNDVRPVLYDRFRMPEWFQKHGIPASGWTV, from the exons ATGAGTGTCAGTGACTCGGCGGCCAAGGCCGAGTTGACTCAGGCCGAGGTCTACGCTCCTAGGTCGCTTCAGCTATGGCGGACACTCCTCAACTGGCTCGCTTTCTTCTTCCAGATCTTTCTTCAGATCCTCCGAGGCACGCCGTCCGTGACTCAAGTCCTCTCTTACGTCGGCCTCCGCCACCATTCTCTTCTCCCTTCTTCTCCTTCCTTCAAGCCCCTTCCGGTCGTCGAGTTGCCGGAGCTTGAGCCGCCTCCGGACTCCGTGCAGATCAGCGCGACCGACGGTACCGACTCCGCCGCGGCTGCGGTCGATCGGCGTGCAGAGAAGTTCACG GTGGTTCTTGATTTGGATGAAACTCTAGTATGTGCATATGAGACATCCAGCCTGCCTGCCTCCATTCGTAATCAAGCAATAGAATCTGGTTTGAAGTGGTTCGAGCTAGAATGTGTATCTTCAGACAAG GAATGTGAAGGAAAACCAAAGGTCAACTATGTTACAGTGTTTGAACGTCCAGGACTGCGAGAATTCTTAAAACAACTTAGTGAATTTGCAGAGCTTGTGCTCTTTACTGCTGGTCTTGAAG GTTACGCAAGGCCTCTTGTTGACAGAATAGATGTGGAAAATCTGTTTAGTCTTAGACTATATCGGCCTTCAACAATTAGCAC GGAATACCGGGAGCATGTGAAAGATCTTTCTTGCCTATCAAAGGATCTCTGCCGAATAGTTATTGTTGATAACAACCCATTCAGTTTCTTACTGCAGCCTCTGAATGGAGTTCCATGCATTCCATTTTCTGCAGGACAACCAAACGATGGACAG CTTTTGGAGGTACTCCTTCCATTACTGAAGCATCTTTCTCAGCAGAACGATGTGAGACCTGTGCTCTATGATAGGTTCCGCATGCCTGAATGGTTTCAAAAGCATGGAATCCCTGCTTCTGGTTGGACAGTATAG